Proteins from a single region of Kogia breviceps isolate mKogBre1 chromosome 5, mKogBre1 haplotype 1, whole genome shotgun sequence:
- the B3GALT5 gene encoding beta-1,3-galactosyltransferase 5: MAYVKMRWIYISLVVLGALCLYFSLDGLNPFQGEPLVFKNEGGTFLQLPDIDCRQDPPFLVLLVTSSHEQTFARSAIRSTWGREKIVRGKRIKTFFLLGTSPRKDMSRAVAQESQHHGDIIQKDFVDVYSNLTLKTVMGMEWIYRFCPQASFVMKTDSDMFVNTYYLTELLLKKNRTTRFFTGFLKLNEYPIRKRYNKWFVSKFEYPWDKYPPFCSGVGYVFSSDVAGQVYNVAESVPFIKLEDVFVGLCLEKLQIKLEELHSKQTFFPNGLPFTICRYRKIVACHHIKPQDILMYWQALESSLEEECPDI, encoded by the coding sequence ATGGCTTATGTGAAGATGAGATGGATATATATTTCCCTGGTGGTCTTGGGAGCCCTTTGTCTGTATTTTAGCCTGGATGGTCTGAATCCCTTTCAAGGCGAACCACTGGTTTTCAAGAACGAAGGTGGGACCTTCCTTCAGCTCCCAGATATAGACTGCAGGCAGGATCCTCCCTTCCTGGTCCTGCTGGTGACTTCGTCCCACGAACAGACGTTTGCCCGCTCGGCCATCCGGAGCACGTGGGGGAGAGAAAAGATCGTGAGGGGAAAACGAATCAAAACATTCTTCCTCCTGGGAACCTCCCCCAGGAAGGACATGTCGAGAGCAGTGGCCCAGGAGAGCCAGCACCACGGTGATATTATCCAGAAGGACTTCGTGGATGTGTATTCCAATCTGACTCTGAAGACCGTGATGGGTATGGAGTGGATCTACCGCTTCTGTCCGCAGGCATCTTTCGTGATGAAAACAGACTCTGACATGTTTGTCAACACCTACTATCTGACCGAGCTGCTCctgaagaaaaatagaacaacTCGGTTTTTCACCGGCTTCTTAAAACTCAACGAATACCCGATCAGGAAAAGGTACAATAAGTGGTTTGTTAGTAAATTCGAATACCCGTGGGACAAGTACCCGCCCTTTTGCTCCGGCGTCGGCTACGTTTTCTCCAGCGACGTGGCGGGCCAGGTGTACAACGTTGCTGAAAGTGTCCCGTTCATTAAACTGGAAGATGTCTTTGTGGGGCTCTGCCTGGAAAAACTGCAGATCAAACTGGAGGAGCTCCACTCCAAGCAGACTTTCTTCCCCAATGGGTTACCCTTCACCATATGCCGTTACAGGAAGATCGTGGCCTGCCATCATATCAAGCCTCAAGATATCCTGATGTATTGGCAGGCTCTGGAAAGTTCCCTGGAAGAAGAGTGTCCAGATATCTGA